Proteins from a genomic interval of Pelagicoccus enzymogenes:
- a CDS encoding type II secretion system F family protein, producing the protein MAAVSDKRLAEWLEQVADGLDAGMQASNAVALAESLPSAASENLEAAFRNGDGWGDSLEYSQLPFSFAELSIMRASELSGRLPSAMRRIAASRREMGKVKRRMLLALAYPVFILHFAAVAFAIPYLVNGDAAAFLVASGMVVVPIWLIALFMFAGAKLFPGAAKAVSRSLPVFSRYRRNWDAGTLCEVLASGFAAGMDVTRSWEIAANGADSPRLYRLANSVVESVSAGGKASEAIAAAGKLAPKGFLQLYKSGEETGNLEENLEAAAKRYFTDAKNQLFLASMLYPKLLLVGIFGYVGYRIVSWVSDYFEELSKINV; encoded by the coding sequence ATGGCTGCTGTTTCGGACAAGCGTTTAGCCGAGTGGCTGGAACAGGTAGCGGATGGCTTGGATGCAGGGATGCAAGCGTCCAATGCGGTCGCTTTGGCGGAATCGCTTCCATCGGCGGCGAGCGAAAATTTGGAAGCCGCCTTTCGGAACGGAGACGGTTGGGGGGATTCGCTTGAGTATTCGCAGCTGCCCTTTTCCTTTGCAGAACTCTCGATCATGCGGGCTTCCGAATTGTCGGGACGGCTGCCTTCGGCGATGCGACGGATCGCGGCATCGCGCAGGGAAATGGGCAAGGTGAAGCGTAGAATGCTACTGGCTCTCGCTTATCCCGTCTTCATTCTGCATTTTGCTGCGGTCGCATTCGCTATCCCGTATTTGGTTAATGGCGACGCGGCTGCATTCCTGGTCGCTTCCGGAATGGTGGTGGTGCCCATTTGGTTAATTGCGCTCTTCATGTTTGCGGGGGCGAAGCTGTTCCCGGGCGCGGCGAAGGCGGTTTCGCGTTCCTTGCCGGTCTTCTCCCGCTACCGCCGCAACTGGGATGCGGGCACTTTGTGCGAGGTGTTGGCTTCGGGGTTCGCGGCGGGCATGGATGTGACCCGCTCTTGGGAAATCGCCGCCAATGGGGCAGATAGTCCGCGGCTTTATCGTTTGGCGAATTCAGTGGTGGAGAGCGTTTCCGCTGGTGGTAAGGCAAGCGAGGCCATCGCGGCGGCGGGCAAGCTGGCGCCCAAGGGATTCCTGCAGTTGTACAAAAGCGGAGAGGAAACGGGCAACTTGGAGGAAAACCTCGAAGCGGCTGCGAAACGCTACTTCACCGATGCAAAGAACCAGCTTTTCCTAGCGAGCATGCTGTATCCAAAGCTGCTACTCGTCGGGATTTTTGGATACGTTGGATATCGGATCGTGAGCTGGGTGAGCGACTACTTCGAGGAGCTTTCCAAGATCAACGTTTAG
- a CDS encoding GNAT family N-acetyltransferase, whose amino-acid sequence MFSRQVNESSRLCLTVPQFADDLFALTQRNREYLQAWLPWVDKVKTPQDTRDFIIEQLSKFVLSEALHACIFYDGLLAGALAYNCIDLQNRSGHIGYWLGQDFQGKGIMTECVKDLIRVGQDYYQLERFEIRCAAKNARSRAIPERLGFEMEGTIRRAEKVHDHWYDHIVYGKLVA is encoded by the coding sequence AAGTCAACGAAAGCTCTCGGCTCTGCCTCACGGTCCCTCAGTTCGCGGACGACTTGTTCGCCTTGACCCAGCGGAACCGCGAGTACTTGCAAGCCTGGCTCCCTTGGGTCGACAAGGTCAAAACGCCCCAGGACACCAGGGACTTCATCATCGAGCAGCTCAGCAAGTTCGTACTCTCCGAAGCCCTGCACGCCTGCATCTTCTACGACGGGCTCCTGGCGGGAGCGCTCGCCTACAACTGCATCGACCTGCAAAACCGCTCCGGTCACATTGGCTACTGGCTCGGTCAGGACTTCCAAGGGAAAGGGATCATGACCGAATGCGTGAAGGATCTCATCCGCGTCGGGCAGGACTACTACCAGCTGGAGCGCTTCGAAATTCGTTGCGCCGCGAAAAACGCACGCAGTCGAGCCATCCCCGAACGGCTCGGGTTCGAAATGGAAGGTACCATTCGCCGGGCCGAGAAGGTACATGACCATTGGTACGACCACATCGTGTACGGCAAACTTGTCGCCTAA
- a CDS encoding glycoside hydrolase family 26 protein has product MNLPRLTFLALLPLLACTACAQDSKAPQAVDPSVSPETANLLANLHYLAWETDKIMFGQEFPLSYQREMKGINDPTTSDLKDVVGDHPGVHGSDFHYLIDKEPHERMAHTLAALTAYESGAVVTFDYHWMGKYGYSHSWHERDAEILYNVVNGDDSEGDVTWFYQELDEVLRIVNEELRFPIVFRPFHEMNGNWFWWGSRLKGGPETYRKAFQILVAYMSERSDHLLFCWSPDKAFPLEYYPGDDYVDVIGFDGYGQGNPAVHWFSVADMVANLEKAVDFAAARGKVAAFTETGYGTTKDIDYHSVQPDWWNESVLHPILESEKARHIAWILTWINSDWSGPYVPYANSPDASQAAFREFYEHPSTLFEKEVSRLKMYAPRDSQ; this is encoded by the coding sequence ATGAACCTACCTCGCCTCACCTTCCTCGCGCTCCTGCCCTTGCTCGCATGCACCGCTTGCGCCCAAGACAGCAAAGCCCCGCAAGCAGTCGACCCCAGCGTCTCGCCAGAAACGGCCAACCTCTTGGCCAACCTGCATTACTTGGCCTGGGAAACCGACAAGATCATGTTCGGACAAGAGTTCCCTCTCAGCTACCAGCGAGAGATGAAGGGTATCAACGATCCCACTACGTCCGACCTTAAGGACGTGGTAGGCGACCACCCGGGCGTGCATGGCTCCGACTTCCACTACCTCATCGACAAGGAACCGCACGAGCGCATGGCCCACACCCTCGCCGCCCTCACCGCCTACGAATCCGGAGCGGTCGTCACTTTCGACTACCATTGGATGGGGAAATACGGATACAGCCACAGCTGGCACGAACGCGACGCCGAAATTCTCTACAACGTGGTGAACGGAGACGACAGCGAGGGCGACGTCACCTGGTTCTACCAGGAGCTCGACGAAGTGCTGCGCATCGTGAACGAAGAGTTGCGCTTCCCCATCGTATTCCGTCCTTTCCATGAGATGAACGGGAATTGGTTCTGGTGGGGCAGCCGGCTCAAAGGCGGCCCCGAAACCTACCGCAAAGCCTTCCAGATCCTCGTCGCATACATGTCCGAACGCTCCGACCACCTCCTCTTCTGCTGGTCCCCCGACAAGGCCTTCCCCCTCGAATACTACCCTGGGGACGACTATGTGGACGTGATCGGCTTCGACGGGTACGGGCAAGGCAACCCCGCGGTTCATTGGTTCAGCGTAGCGGACATGGTCGCGAACCTGGAGAAGGCGGTAGACTTCGCCGCCGCCCGCGGAAAAGTCGCCGCGTTCACCGAGACCGGATACGGAACCACCAAGGACATCGACTACCACAGCGTCCAGCCCGACTGGTGGAACGAAAGCGTGCTGCACCCGATCTTGGAGAGCGAAAAAGCCCGCCACATCGCCTGGATCCTCACCTGGATCAACTCGGACTGGTCCGGCCCCTACGTTCCCTACGCCAACTCGCCCGACGCTTCCCAGGCCGCCTTTCGAGAATTCTACGAGCACCCGTCGACCCTTTTCGAAAAGGAAGTCTCACGGCTGAAGATGTACGCGCCTCGAGACAGCCAGTAG
- a CDS encoding TlyA family RNA methyltransferase yields the protein MSKKKRLDEIVLERGFASSRSEAKALIMTGKVRLGTERLTKAGTKYEEDIEIEVEAGQRFVGRGGEKLLGWIETFGLDFEGCQVLDVGACTGGFTDCALQHGAAGATCVDVGYGQLHMKLRNDERVTNLEKTNARHLTAELLPRADYDRMVMDLSFISLKTVLPCVWPFLREGGILVALVKPQFEVGKAIADKFKGVIRDENARAKAMEDVKRFALEELGGAEYVGEMVSPIKGGDGNVEFLLGLRKGVAEAS from the coding sequence ATGTCTAAAAAGAAAAGACTCGACGAAATCGTCTTGGAGCGTGGGTTTGCGAGCTCTCGCAGCGAAGCGAAGGCTTTGATCATGACCGGTAAGGTACGGCTCGGCACGGAGCGACTCACCAAGGCCGGTACCAAGTACGAGGAGGACATCGAGATCGAAGTGGAAGCGGGCCAGCGATTCGTGGGAAGGGGAGGAGAGAAGCTGCTTGGGTGGATCGAGACTTTTGGCTTGGATTTTGAAGGCTGCCAGGTCTTGGACGTGGGCGCCTGCACGGGCGGTTTTACGGACTGCGCCCTGCAGCACGGAGCAGCCGGCGCCACTTGCGTGGATGTAGGGTACGGGCAACTACACATGAAGCTGCGCAACGACGAGCGGGTAACGAATCTCGAGAAGACGAACGCTCGCCATTTGACCGCCGAACTGTTGCCGCGTGCGGACTACGATCGCATGGTGATGGATCTCTCTTTCATTTCGCTCAAGACGGTCTTGCCCTGCGTATGGCCTTTCCTCAGGGAAGGTGGGATATTGGTGGCGCTGGTTAAGCCACAGTTTGAAGTGGGCAAGGCGATTGCCGACAAGTTCAAGGGAGTGATTCGCGATGAGAACGCTCGAGCGAAGGCGATGGAAGACGTGAAGCGGTTTGCTCTGGAGGAGCTTGGGGGCGCGGAATACGTGGGAGAGATGGTTTCGCCCATCAAGGGTGGCGACGGTAACGTGGAGTTCTTGTTGGGACTTCGAAAAGGGGTGGCCGAGGCCAGCTGA
- a CDS encoding NAD(+)/NADH kinase, protein MNSIKQLGFVVNGSKSGSQELVDRLAAIASELGIESRRITGFPVPQGSLKGVDACCVVGGDGTFLSAAAEATLRQIPVIGVNRGTLGFLTTYTAEEIESLFPSVLAGEFKVQGRSLLECSAHGDHLDLALNDVVIKAADSSRIIHINVFADDEFVTTYVCDGLIFATPTGSTAYTLSAGGPLMHPDSEAISLTPICPHTLSNRSIIFPSNVKLRIENAKPGQRLLVALDGQRNLNILEESSLGVSVSEKRLQIAQKLDYSHFNVVRHKLKWSGGYAGEA, encoded by the coding sequence ATGAATTCCATCAAGCAGCTAGGATTTGTGGTCAACGGCTCCAAATCGGGGTCGCAAGAGCTGGTGGATCGTTTGGCCGCCATCGCCAGCGAATTGGGAATTGAGTCGCGTCGCATAACGGGCTTTCCGGTCCCCCAGGGAAGCCTCAAGGGGGTTGACGCCTGCTGCGTGGTGGGCGGCGACGGTACCTTCCTCAGCGCGGCGGCGGAAGCGACCCTGCGGCAGATACCGGTTATCGGGGTCAATCGCGGCACGCTGGGCTTTCTCACCACTTATACTGCGGAGGAAATCGAGTCGCTTTTCCCCTCGGTCCTAGCTGGCGAGTTCAAGGTGCAAGGGCGTTCCCTATTGGAGTGCTCGGCCCATGGCGACCACCTGGACTTGGCTCTCAACGACGTGGTCATCAAGGCGGCGGATTCGAGCCGTATCATCCACATCAACGTCTTCGCCGACGACGAGTTCGTGACGACCTATGTTTGCGACGGACTCATTTTTGCAACCCCCACCGGATCGACAGCTTATACCTTGTCGGCCGGCGGGCCTTTGATGCATCCCGATTCCGAGGCGATTTCCTTGACGCCGATTTGCCCGCATACGCTGAGCAACCGCTCGATCATCTTTCCTAGCAACGTGAAGTTGCGCATCGAAAACGCGAAGCCCGGCCAGCGATTGCTGGTAGCCTTGGACGGTCAGCGTAACCTAAACATTTTGGAGGAAAGTTCGCTTGGCGTTTCCGTATCGGAGAAACGCCTACAAATCGCCCAGAAGCTCGACTATTCCCATTTCAACGTGGTTCGCCACAAGTTGAAGTGGAGCGGTGGATACGCGGGCGAAGCCTGA
- a CDS encoding glycoside hydrolase family 26 protein, with protein sequence MFAAIRKSFALFALSFPVLAYSAEVVTTEQATALRAQLRVQEDSPGLRHALELSNDLRSWTAYPLSFDQEQGAWSVQADGQVAIFAASDRGDGSWSIDFETLLDDAVFLRIAPLAGPFPADSTVTEETRHLLQNLHRLGWDAERFAFGQEFPLSYNSTDNIGNGDIDQSESKDVVGDHPGVHGADFLYMIDRSWEEHFHIAAAKRAYESGAIVTFDYHWAGKYGGDYKAHPQDDTLLDYVVRNDDSRGDVTWFYESLDRILAIINDELQFPIVFRPFHEMDGNWFWWGRQMQGGADTYRQAYRLLVEYLSARTDYVLFCWSPDVALEDFEQFYPGDAYVDIVGRDIYNVTDPGRPLSKLTEMIDFAAARGKVAALTETGYARGGSFETGDPDWWTTHILDPIVADEKAGKIAWVLTWINASWSGPYIPRSTSPQAAKDDFKAFYESPATLFQSEVAALNVYAPPASE encoded by the coding sequence ATGTTCGCCGCTATCCGCAAGTCATTCGCCTTGTTCGCCTTAAGCTTCCCTGTCCTCGCCTATTCAGCAGAGGTCGTAACGACTGAACAAGCCACCGCCTTGCGTGCTCAACTCCGCGTCCAGGAGGATAGCCCCGGCCTGCGCCACGCACTCGAGCTCTCGAACGACCTCCGCAGCTGGACCGCCTACCCGCTCTCCTTCGACCAAGAGCAAGGAGCCTGGTCCGTACAAGCGGACGGCCAAGTGGCGATCTTCGCCGCGTCCGATCGGGGCGACGGAAGCTGGAGCATCGATTTCGAGACCCTGCTCGACGATGCCGTTTTCCTGAGGATCGCGCCCCTCGCCGGCCCTTTCCCAGCCGACTCCACCGTCACCGAGGAAACTCGCCACCTCCTCCAGAACCTGCACCGCCTCGGCTGGGACGCCGAGCGCTTCGCCTTCGGCCAGGAGTTTCCTCTCAGCTACAATTCCACCGATAACATCGGCAACGGAGACATCGACCAGTCCGAATCCAAGGACGTGGTGGGAGACCACCCCGGGGTCCACGGCGCCGACTTCCTCTACATGATCGACCGCTCCTGGGAGGAACACTTCCACATCGCCGCCGCCAAGCGGGCCTACGAGAGCGGGGCCATCGTCACCTTCGACTACCACTGGGCCGGCAAGTACGGCGGCGATTACAAGGCCCATCCGCAAGACGATACGCTGCTCGACTACGTGGTCCGGAACGACGACTCCCGCGGCGACGTCACTTGGTTCTACGAGAGCCTCGACCGCATCCTGGCAATCATCAACGACGAGCTGCAGTTCCCCATCGTCTTCCGCCCCTTCCACGAGATGGACGGCAATTGGTTCTGGTGGGGACGGCAAATGCAAGGCGGGGCCGACACATATCGGCAGGCCTATCGCCTGCTGGTGGAGTACCTGTCCGCACGCACCGACTACGTCCTATTCTGCTGGAGCCCGGACGTGGCCCTGGAGGACTTCGAGCAATTCTACCCCGGCGACGCCTACGTCGACATCGTTGGACGCGACATCTACAACGTCACCGATCCCGGTCGCCCGCTGAGCAAGCTGACCGAGATGATCGACTTTGCCGCCGCCCGCGGCAAGGTAGCGGCCCTTACCGAAACCGGCTACGCGAGGGGCGGCTCCTTCGAAACTGGAGATCCCGACTGGTGGACCACTCATATCTTAGACCCCATCGTCGCCGACGAGAAAGCGGGCAAAATTGCTTGGGTGCTCACCTGGATCAATGCAAGTTGGTCCGGCCCCTACATCCCTCGCTCCACATCTCCCCAAGCCGCCAAAGACGACTTCAAAGCGTTCTACGAATCCCCAGCCACCCTTTTCCAAAGCGAAGTCGCAGCCCTGAACGTGTACGCCCCTCCCGCCTCCGAATAA